Proteins co-encoded in one Enterobacter sp. R4-368 genomic window:
- a CDS encoding cellulase family glycosylhydrolase, which translates to MLKPLIAVAMLLAGTSAFAADTPLTAAHYAQQLGVGMDVDWARTDRGIREFDPLVVRDFYEAGIRHVRIRVADNMTEARLIHLRKLVEACEAYGVIPIIAYQADSFKADPDAKNEAQLVVWWKTVGTFFGTDHPTLGFDVIYEPADKLNHDLFALNRAYENVVRTLHDIDPQRMIFIAPRMRAAPEDLPSLKLPPHSQNFLLAEWHIFPWGPLKANGKYPWTSGTAAEKAAIRARINTAVRWQQKTGHTSWVGGWAVGESMKSAPTESQLAFARFMACELNKVKIPYAINTDTQFYDGEEGAWRPAPEPLLKVMIAPDCCKPDAKSGHHEVKSPVRGEQNATPAAASTAGSKARPASSASQG; encoded by the coding sequence GTGTTAAAGCCACTGATTGCTGTTGCTATGCTGCTGGCGGGAACCTCTGCGTTTGCCGCTGATACTCCGCTGACAGCGGCGCATTACGCGCAGCAGCTGGGTGTGGGGATGGATGTCGACTGGGCACGTACCGACAGGGGAATCCGTGAGTTTGACCCGCTGGTAGTGCGTGATTTCTACGAGGCGGGCATCCGCCATGTGCGTATTCGCGTTGCCGATAACATGACCGAAGCACGCCTGATCCATCTGCGAAAACTGGTGGAAGCCTGTGAAGCGTATGGCGTCATTCCGATTATTGCTTATCAGGCCGATAGCTTTAAAGCCGATCCCGACGCAAAAAACGAAGCGCAACTGGTGGTGTGGTGGAAAACCGTCGGCACCTTTTTTGGCACTGACCACCCGACGCTCGGTTTTGATGTAATTTATGAACCGGCCGATAAACTTAACCACGACCTTTTTGCGCTGAATCGCGCCTATGAAAATGTCGTCAGAACGCTGCATGATATCGATCCGCAGCGCATGATTTTTATCGCGCCGCGGATGCGTGCCGCTCCTGAAGATCTGCCCTCGCTGAAGCTGCCGCCGCATAGTCAGAACTTCCTGCTCGCCGAATGGCACATCTTTCCCTGGGGGCCGCTAAAAGCGAACGGCAAATACCCATGGACCTCGGGCACGGCGGCGGAAAAAGCCGCCATTCGCGCGCGTATCAACACCGCTGTGCGCTGGCAGCAGAAAACGGGCCATACCAGTTGGGTTGGCGGTTGGGCAGTCGGCGAGTCAATGAAAAGCGCGCCAACCGAGTCGCAGCTGGCGTTTGCCCGTTTTATGGCTTGCGAACTGAACAAGGTGAAAATCCCGTACGCCATTAACACCGATACGCAATTTTATGACGGTGAAGAGGGCGCATGGCGACCCGCGCCGGAGCCGTTACTGAAGGTGATGATCGCGCCAGATTGCTGCAAGCCCGACGCGAAGTCGGGCCATCATGAGGTTAAATCGCCGGTTCGTGGCGAGCAAAACGCGACGCCAGCGGCAGCCAGCACAGCAGGATCAAAAGCCCGGCCAGCGTCATCAGCATCCCAAGGCTAA